A genomic window from Nematostella vectensis chromosome 9, jaNemVect1.1, whole genome shotgun sequence includes:
- the LOC5511671 gene encoding uncharacterized protein LOC5511671 has product MNLDLGSISKPLCYPLAYDPSFKVEVRLHEPLWKVQFSPDDVALELLTLCSQLEALCRREYSTSTGKVDSAHKVEYQSKFEPKAKVLIEKMREMLHFLPVPRPNIREYIRQTGLSMLFPKVTSYLNNPERPAFLNQKSAMDGYFHQFAMLNQMVTLCHQLNSDAFNLTNHKYIAHQVALLYQAVNQGGSSMADYKKAIEDNFKPLKASLHVTDKDAVPKLPQNQKEWISTITSSILDQVSSLPQCFTAPLMSTMVFVEQHRQ; this is encoded by the exons ATGAACTTAGATCTGGGCAGTATTTCAAAGCCGTTGTGTTACCCCTTAGCTTACGATCCATCTTTTAAGG TGGAAGTGCGACTTCATGAACCCCTGTGGAAGGTGCAGTTTTCTCCAGATGATGTTGCGCTTGAGCTCCTTACTTTGTGCTCGCAACTGGAAGCACTGTGTAGGAGAGAATACTCG ACTTCCACAGGAAAGGTAGACAGTGCCCATAAAGTAGAATACCAGAGCAAATTTGAGCCAAAAG CTAAGGTACTGATTGAAAAAATGAGGGAAATGCTTCACTTCCTTCCTGTGCCAAGACCAAACATTAGG GAGTACATTCGCCAAACAGGGCTGAGCATGTTATTCCCAAAGGTTACTTCCTATCTGAACAACCCTGAGAGGCCAGCATTCCTGAACCAGAAGTCTGCTATGGACG GCTATTTCCACCAGTTTGCCATGCTAAACCAAATGGTCACACTATGCCATCAGCTAAACAGTGACGCCTTCAACCTCACTAACCACAAGTATATAGCGCATCAGGTGGCTTTATTATAT CAAGCAGTGAATCAAGGAGGAAGCTCCATGGCAGACTACAAGAAGGCAATCGAAGACAATTTCAAGCCACTGAAAGCTAGTCTTCATGTCACTGACAAGGATGCTGTCCCAAAGTTGCCACAGAATCAGAAAGAGTG GATTAGCACCATCACATCATCTATTCTAGACCAGGTGTCATCCCTCCCTCAGTGCTTCACAGCTCCTCTCATGTCAACCATGGTATTTGTAGAGCAACACAGGCAGTGA